From the Aspergillus puulaauensis MK2 DNA, chromosome 1, nearly complete sequence genome, the window CAGGAGACAGCAAGTAATCCGTCAGCGACATCTGATACTCAGGCAAGACCGCCCTCGACGCCTCCGTCTCCGCATAGTGAGCAGCCGCGGAAGCCTCAAGCTCCAGATCAGGACACTCATAAGAGAGCTGGTCAATGACCCCATTAACAagctccccatccaccaaaCCCCAAACTTCCAGCTCCCTCGTAATCCCAAACTCCCTCAGCGTCCGCAGGCCTTGTATAACGTTCCAAATCCGCAGCGCCAGCGCATCCTCCTTCGTGGTAATTTCCACGGGGACAGTCGTATAAATCTCATCTTCCAACGTCTTGTGTATCGTActccccttcttcatcgccggcgTCCTCCGCTTCCGGCCATGCTTCGTCAAAGTATACCAATACTGCACCTCGCACCAGGCAGGCGAGACCAAATCCGTAACCGAGAAGGCCTTGTTCGGCGGCCGTCGAAAACGCTCCACAGGCGATATCGTATCCTCCAGGGCTTTCTCCTTCGTATCCCCAGCCCCATTCTCATCCACAGTCCCATTCCTAATCGCCTCTTGCTCACGAGCTATATCCCTCTCCCGCTGCCTTGCCCGGCCTTCCGTAGAATCAGGATGCTCAACTAAACGCTTCGCAGTCAGAACGTCAGCGTTCCCACATCAACTTGAAATCAAACACAGGgtgaacaaaaaaaaaaaaaaaaggtaaacGTACCAACCGCGGGCCCCCTGAAGATAGGGACCCAGCCTGCCTTATGCTCACGCGCATCCGAGagagctcctccagctttCTGAACTTGCCACAAAGGCCATTTCTTCTCCCGCCCCAGTACCCTCGGCACCCGACTACCGCCCGctgcatcatcctcgccgtctgctCCTAAGTCTTCGATGTCCGGGATCGGCACCGGAGCCGGGATGAATGCAGGCGCAGGAACCTGTCGCGGCGAACTTTGCTGGTGTccgtgttggtgttgaggaggaggcctAGGcgctgttgtttttgttgttggatcTGTCGCGGTAGCGGTTGTGGTCGCGTCGGCTTGCGCGAGGAGCTGGTTCAGCAGGTCTGTTTCATCGGCGCTAAAGTCGGATCCGTAGTCGTCGCTGGAACTCAAGGCATCGTTGTTCTCGTCGTCGGATATTGATTGCGTGGGGACAAGGgtttgttgttgtgattTTTGATGTTGTGTCGGGCATGACATGCCTGTGTGGGGAGCGTTAGTTAGGCGTGGCCGTGAGAGTGAGGTGAGGCGCGGTAAGTAGATGTTGCggggaggcgaaggagggatgGGTTACAACGTCATCTTTCGGTGGACTTACTGAGCGGTTCCTGCGCGCCTTACATCGCTTACCCGATGTATGAGAAGATAGACCAAGTCGGGTGGATGAATGTTCTGAAGATTGAGTCTGGAGTTGAAGGTTCGTCGAGTCGACTCCGCGGGAATAGCGATCACAACCAAATCACGAGCTACAGGCTATACAGAACCGAGTATTAATCCGTCTTCTCCCATTGGCTTGTCGGACAAATATTTGTTTTAAGTCTCACATAAGAGTAGGTAAACAGCGAATACAGTAACAAGCCTTTTTCATCCTCCGTTATCCCAGGTATATACTTTAGTTCCCATTGCGATTCCCAAATAGGTTTCAGTGCCCTCTACATAAGTCTCGGAATAAGCCATAAAATAGCCAAATTactctatatctttattcttctATCATCTGAATGCAGACCTGCAcgtatctagtataaaatCTAGCCAAATCCCCACAAAACCGGGTATACAACGAGCCTAACCAAGAAAAATGCATAATGAGTCTCGCGTCTAATAGTCAAGACTATGCCCTAATAGGGACTCTATTCCCATCACTGACttgcgacgacgacgaagccgGCTCCGTCAACGCACCCTCTACCTCCTTGGCGGCCTTCTGATTCAACCAGCTCAGATAGGTCTGCCACCCAACCGCAATACATCCGGAGAAAACGTTCCGGAACTGCGGCGGGACGTACATGAAGCTGAATGCCGTAACCATGGGCCAAAACTTGGCGCTGTTCACGATACTTCGTGGCAGAGCGACATGGAGCCGCTCGAGTGTCTCTTCCCACGACGCGCCAGATAACAGTGAGTGGACGCTGAAGAAGTAGGTGTTGAAGACGGGAGTAAAGACGACTTGCTGGACGACGACCttggtgaggatggagaggaactTGGATGTGAAATTGAAGTGGTTGTGCAGGAACATGAACCTGTACGATGTTCTGTTAGTCTACCACCATTAAGAGGAACAGGTCAGGTTAGACATACCAGTTATATGATGGGATACTTGATCCAATACCCACGGTCAAATGGCGCATCGTTCTCCACGGGTCATACCCACCCACCTCAACCGCAGCACCATCTTCACCCTGACCAGACTCAGTGGTCTTGTTCTGCGCCGCACTCGACGCCTTCTCCGGAGGAAAGAAATACTGCGCGCTTAGGTCCCCGAACAAATAGATCACAATCGAACTACAGATCTGGGTAGTATACGGCCTCGTCTCCTGAAGCCGGGAGTACGACCGGCCTAGCCTTCCCACAGGTCCTGCCTGGATTATCTGGCGCAGCGATCGTGGCCCCGACCGCGCGGGCACTGCTGGGGGCGCTTCTGGATGCGGGGTGGGAGCAGGACTTGGTTGTGACTTCGATGGCGAGGGGGAAGACTTCGGGGTCTCGCTTTTAGGCGCAGGGTCGGGTTTCGGAGGTGTGGTTGATTCATATCGTCTTGTTCGTAAGCGCGGGGGTGCGGAGGATCTGGAGGGTGCGAGGgttgggcggcggagaaaGAAGGTGGGTGAGGGTCTCAttgcgagggcgaggatgcgCCGCGCTCGCAGCGCGGGGCTAATGAAGTggtttgttgttcttgtGGTTCAAGAGATGTCTAGTTCATGATAAGAATAAATCTATAGCGGATCGGCAAAAAAAGAGTGACTCGATGTCGATAAAGAGATCTTGATAAAAAAGAAGGCTCAGACCGTGTCGGACCGTCGAAACACAACACAGGAAATGAATGGAATGTCGtaacaaaagaaagatctATCGCTGAacaagaagagaggagatgTTGAGATTGATAATCGTGATGGCGACagagggaaaggaaatcGGCAGCGCAGCCGCAAATGCAAATGCCGAGGACCGGAGCTGACTTCCAATAGGAGATGGAGTTCTTACCCGACTGCTTACTCCAAGTCTACGGGAAAGTAACTATTCAGTATTCGTGCCACATGCtctaattattattgttgttgttatttGAACAATGTGGTTAATCGTTTCGAAAATCATGGAGTACCGTTAACTCCGGGAATCTCCTACTGGTTCCCAGACAACCCAGATGACTTCCAATCGTCCCAAATAGTATAACTACGTCCCAGGACACCTTGAAATCGAAACAATTCCTTGGGGAAGAAGCGGTGACAGCGAGAACAACACATTCAAACTTCTCTTATTCTAGAAACTACAGCAAGACGACGTTTTCATATCAATCATTATTAATACTGTCAATTATTATCAAAAACCAACACCATCTATAATGCAAACCGCAGAATTATGCAGGGTATATCCAAAGCCAAATCAAGACCACTTTTTTCGCTCTTCCATCTCGCATCTCACATCACATTCATAGAATGCAAAGTAACGTGGAAAACAGATACTAAAAATTATGTACcgtaataaaatataagtatagcCATAGACCGCGCATTATATTATGCCGACCCGTCTATTTGAAGGACTCGCGTGTGTTGACACGGTCAATATCGTAAGGGTTGCCCTCATACAAAGAGGTGTGCGACATGTGAGACCTAACAGAGGCCTTGCTGTGGGTCGGCCTCATAGAAGGAAGTTCCTCGACATCAGAGTCCGCCTCGGAAACACCTTCCACATCCTCGCCAAGATCGGGCGCGGGCGCTTCGGTGCGGTCGAACTTCTCGggctcttctccctcgctgGCCTTCTCGCTGGATTCGCTCTCGGGTCTGGCCTGCTCCATCATCTTGCGCATGAAGGCGTCGGACTGGGCGGCATACTTGCAGCGGAGACGGATCGGCTTGCCGTACTtgtagaagaggaaggggaagggaacgcaggcgagggcgaggaaggccGGGATTGAGGAGGCCCAGTGGATACCAAGGTCTTGATACATGTAGGtggtgaagagggggaaGACGGCACCGAAGATCGAACGCAGGACGGAGTTGGCGGCCAGGACGGACGCAGCGAAGATGGTGTATGTATCGATTAGGTAGCTCATGATGCTGAGGAACACCAGCACCATACCGAAACCGAAGGGAGCTCCAGCAATGATGCAGACGATCCAGTGGATGGACGGGTAGTTGGTCCACGCGAACCAAAACAGTCCGATCGGGATTGCAACGGAGGCCACCATACAGGGAGGCAGACGTGCCTCGGGGGGAGCAAATCCGCCATTCTCATCCTGGGCGCGGATATACCGTTTGTTATCCCAAATACTGTATGCAACGGCCAAAATCATGCCGACCATGATACCCAGGAAGGGAAGAGCGCCAATGCCCTGGCTCCAACCACGAACACCCTGGAAAACAATGGGGTAGGCGGCGAAAAGCATGTACAGGGTTCCGTAGACAATGGCCATGTACAGAGAGAGCAAGAACACAATAGGCTCGCGGAAGAGCAGAATCCAGGGCCGGGACAAGGCCGTCTTGAAAGCCTCGCCAAGTGTAGTCTTTCCCTGGTCAATGTCTGCCTTGCTTCGGTAAACTTTGCCGGTGATCTTGGAGAGTCTTTCGGCACGGCGACGAAGGAGAACGGGGGCGTATGTCTCCGGCATGAGGAGCGATCCGGCAATCCAAAGGACACCTGAGAAAGCACCCAGGAAACCCATAACCCATCGCCAACCCGCATTCATTCCGAGAAATCCACCGATAATAGGGCCGAGGACGGGACCTAGAGCAAACAAAGTCAGCTTCAAATCACACAATCCACAAAACGCAGGGTAATATTATCGAGAGCCTTACCTAGGAATGGAGCAGCGGCAAACATACTCATGGCAACGCCACGCTGCTTAGCCGAAAACATATCGGCAATAACACCACCAGCATTGGTAAGAGGCGAAGAACCGAACGCACCGGCGAAAAACCGAAGGATGATGAGAGTCCACGAGTTCGTCGCGCCGGCGCATCCACAGTTGAAAGCTGTAAGAGCCAGGTATGTAAAGAAGTAGACGATCTGACGGCCAAACATTTCACTCAGAGGCGCCCAAAGCAAAGGTCCAATTGCGAAACCCAGGACGAAAAGAGAGACACCCAGGGTCGCAACTTCGCTGCCAATCCCGAACTCAGCTTCGATCTCTGCGATACCGCCCGTATATGCGGAAGAGACCAATGCGACAGCTAGAGTCGCAATGGCAGCGATGCCAGTGAGG encodes:
- a CDS encoding exonuclease V (COG:S;~EggNog:ENOG410PKNI;~InterPro:IPR019190;~PFAM:PF09810;~go_function: GO:0045145 - single-stranded DNA 5'-3' exodeoxyribonuclease activity [Evidence IEA]); this translates as MSCPTQHQKSQQQTLVPTQSISDDENNDALSSSDDYGSDFSADETDLLNQLLAQADATTTATATDPTTKTTAPRPPPQHQHGHQQSSPRQVPAPAFIPAPVPIPDIEDLGADGEDDAAGGSRVPRVLGREKKWPLWQVQKAGGALSDAREHKAGWVPIFRGPAVVEHPDSTEGRARQRERDIAREQEAIRNGTVDENGAGDTKEKALEDTISPVERFRRPPNKAFSVTDLVSPAWCEVQYWYTLTKHGRKRRTPAMKKGSTIHKTLEDEIYTTVPVEITTKEDALALRIWNVIQGLRTLREFGITRELEVWGLVDGELVNGVIDQLSYECPDLELEASAAAHYAETEASRAVLPEYQMSLTDYLLSPARGGKRLADMSHHEVEPEAAEDPVSSQSSAELQHLPRIYLTDVKTRGSSSTPTVKSSSFRPTMLQLQLYYHMLNRLITSDDVTIEMLASRYELDPRKTFTDAFISQVGSLNDQFFDALSSLEFDPDYVPTPEDALTRHQWHSSQSSDDTEPKHCPPSASQDSTSVLLANSNLTSLWKLMKDQLRFTFLPPTLSSASVAPSIPSEFQPRMLEPYPTILSPLLTARYISSAPAADLQPRVLGSRSFLFDPTSLESYISDQMNWWRGQRTPRGVEVMEAWKCRICEFKDDCEWRQEREWAYARKKGYVQA
- a CDS encoding Mpv17/PMP22 family protein (COG:S;~EggNog:ENOG410PNQ5;~InterPro:IPR007248;~PFAM:PF04117;~go_component: GO:0016021 - integral component of membrane [Evidence IEA]) produces the protein MRPSPTFFLRRPTLAPSRSSAPPRLRTRRYESTTPPKPDPAPKSETPKSSPSPSKSQPSPAPTPHPEAPPAVPARSGPRSLRQIIQAGPVGRLGRSYSRLQETRPYTTQICSSIVIYLFGDLSAQYFFPPEKASSAAQNKTTESGQGEDGAAVEVGGYDPWRTMRHLTVGIGSSIPSYNWFMFLHNHFNFTSKFLSILTKVVVQQVVFTPVFNTYFFSVHSLLSGASWEETLERLHVALPRSIVNSAKFWPMVTAFSFMYVPPQFRNVFSGCIAVGWQTYLSWLNQKAAKEVEGALTEPASSSSQVSDGNRVPIRA
- a CDS encoding MFS transporter (COG:G;~EggNog:ENOG410PFTW;~InterPro:IPR020846,IPR011701,IPR036259;~PFAM:PF07690;~TransMembrane:12 (i76-99o111-130i142-161o167-189i201-224o230-251i307-331o343-364i385-405o411-432i444-467o479-499i);~go_function: GO:0022857 - transmembrane transporter activity [Evidence IEA];~go_process: GO:0055085 - transmembrane transport [Evidence IEA]) — encoded protein: MAKDHGAPNGTSPIEGPATRKIPFYRMIVDQGVVTQEVIDHKYAGSGTEDDPYSVVWIPNDPRNPMEFSTTMKWSLTGIAAIATLAVALVSSAYTGGIAEIEAEFGIGSEVATLGVSLFVLGFAIGPLLWAPLSEMFGRQIVYFFTYLALTAFNCGCAGATNSWTLIILRFFAGAFGSSPLTNAGGVIADMFSAKQRGVAMSMFAAAPFLGPVLGPIIGGFLGMNAGWRWVMGFLGAFSGVLWIAGSLLMPETYAPVLLRRRAERLSKITGKVYRSKADIDQGKTTLGEAFKTALSRPWILLFREPIVFLLSLYMAIVYGTLYMLFAAYPIVFQGVRGWSQGIGALPFLGIMVGMILAVAYSIWDNKRYIRAQDENGGFAPPEARLPPCMVASVAIPIGLFWFAWTNYPSIHWIVCIIAGAPFGFGMVLVFLSIMSYLIDTYTIFAASVLAANSVLRSIFGAVFPLFTTYMYQDLGIHWASSIPAFLALACVPFPFLFYKYGKPIRLRCKYAAQSDAFMRKMMEQARPESESSEKASEGEEPEKFDRTEAPAPDLGEDVEGVSEADSDVEELPSMRPTHSKASVRSHMSHTSLYEGNPYDIDRVNTRESFK